The segment ATAATGCTGTAGTTTCAGTTACTTATACACTTGGAAATATTAATCAATAGTAGAGGCAGgaatgtaggaaaaaaaaagtacaaaaatggaACAAATTGAGCCAAAAGATGACTCAAATTATTCCAGTCAGTCAGTCTGTAGGATCTTCTGAACGTTCCTGAAACAGTCTTGttgaaatcctgcagagaactcAGGGTTCAATTTTCTGCAGATCTGTTCCATTTTTGGCTAGTGAACTGCTGAGGGGGTGGTCTGTgttggttcagagcgcacaagattgaaagaggtgcacgaatagggtcccaacccaattgtatatagaaaagtatccggcacacaaatgtggttcaattttgcGATTTTATTAAATTCGAagccatgggcaatgtgcgtgcaacgtttcggttcaacgaccttcgtcaggcactagatcccacttggcaTACTGACTGCAGCACGATATAATtcaagaatcatacgccaagtgggatctagtgcctgacgaaggtcgttgaaccgaaacgttgcacgcacattgcccatggctTCGAATTTAATAAAATCgcaaaattgaaccacatttgtgtgccggatacttttctaTATGCTGAGGGGGTGGTGTTTAGCAAGGGGACAGGGCTTAAAGAACCTTGCGTCCTACTGTAGACAGGGCAGAGAgggaggctcctgctgcagccagttgtcacACAGGGTtgtaagaagaagaaggagggggAAATGGAACACAGAGATAATTCCAATATATATATTCTCAGTTTCAATCGCGATATGACACAAAATAGGATCAAACGATAGGAGGAGATTAGGGGAGAAATTGCtggaatatatttatttttttgtgcattttgtaCAGATGTTGCCGGATTTATCTTGACTttgaatgcattaaatacacagtgtcaagatcctttatcttgactttttcaatgacttttcaatggcctttgttatgttatatcacgctgcagcaagttatcagagtcaagctaaagatggctaCTTCCGTATGCTTTATGTTGCTTAAAGATTTGATTAGATTTAAAGCAaacttattatatatatttttttcattattcaaTAATACCATATTATGTAAATATATGAAACTTTGTTTAATAGCTTTTTAGGAGACAGTGCCATTTTCTTCACCTCCCAACAGTCTATAGTTCCCCTTTCACTGCCCACAGACTCCCTGAATTTTAAGAAACTTCCTCAGTCACCAAAAAAGTAAGTCTAATATAAACAGCAATTAAAAAACTTTAAGGAGGGAGAAGAGGGGAatgtagctgcaatttctcagggGTTGTCAAACAAATTCTATCCCTAGCTACAGAGCAGAGTTGACGAACAGCAGAAAGTGggagtgtgtctcttcactgccagccaatagaagtctacgaAGAGGGGAGAGGAAGCAGGAGGAGGCAGCAAGTAGggagacacacagacacgctgcacaTACAAGTCTTTAGAGAGGGGTGGGACAAGCAGGGGGATGGAGCAGAGAAAGAAAAAGACACATACacgctgccaatacaagtctatggagaggggagggagagcAGGAGCAGAATTAAAAAAGACACAGGCAGATGTACTGCAGCTTCCTGTTAAGAGTTATATGTCACCACAGTGTTGAATTCTCAGCTATGCCACTCAATAGTGATGTGTAATCTCCTCTATGTTGTTGCAGCTtccatatatgtgatagatagatagatagatagatatagatagatagatagatagatagatagatagatagatagatagatagatagatagatagatagatagatagatagaggagaGCAGgaatctcctcttctatgtgtgctgtacatagaagacatgatagctgttaggCTCCGCATACTAGCTCAGAGATAACTAAGAATTAGAGATAGGGCATGCAGAAGAACTGCTAAATAATGTTgagtacaagtcatataatgaccagaaatagtgAGTTTCTCTATCACTGGATGACACCACCAGTCTGGCGCTTTGTGAAGCCTCGCAGAAGAACTCCATATGTCACATTCTCAGTGACTTTACTTGTACTTTCTGTGAATTAAGTAGCAAATTCCATATATTGGAGACTGCTGTACTAATTTTATTATAATGGGCTCTTAAGGTTATATTGTATTAAATTGTGGTCTTTGGATATTTGAAGACGAAGAAAAAATATGTATTAAACTATTTGGAGAATGTTTACATTCTTTGAGTTTTTGGTGCACTATATTTCGATTCCATTTTATTCTttggtctatgaaaaataaataaatatttaattatataACTATTAGACTTCACATGGAAGTATTTTTGACAGTATTTTCCGGCAGTATTTGTAAGGCAAGACTAGCAATAgatccaaaacatggaagagatGCAGCACAAATCtttacattatactttttctctttttatgtttcactttgagttttggcttacaaatactgacgcAAAGTATTGACCAAGATACTTAAATAAATGTGAGTGGattttattcctttttctttaaattCACTTTTGCTTAAAAGAAAATTTGATCTGGAGACAGCCAGTGGTGTCACTGTCGGACTAGAAGACTTCGGTAAAAACAAATGACGGCAGATACTACACAAGTGTGATAAGAAATATAGATTTAAAAGCAAGGCATGAGAAAGTATTTCTAAATAAGGAGCGTTCTCATTAAAGTTTAAGAATCTGAATTTCATATAATATATATGATAGTAGAAAGTCTCCAGATTTACAGAGACGGAGAAGCCACCAATACAACCAGAAGCAGGAAAGCAACTGGTAGGTACATAGACGACTAAACATTTAGTATCATGTTGTAGTTATGTTTATACAATGATTCTATGTTATACATGACTATACGACATAGAGGCTGCAATAAAGATAATAATGTTCATAGGAACTGTAAATATTAGACACACGGTAAAAAGGGACTAATAAACTAGTACAGGTGGCATTTACTAGCTAGAACAAGGGTGGTAATAAAAATCTTTTGGCTTTTATTAGTTCCTAACTTTGGAGCCAtttacttgccactagggtctactagaccttattgatgaattGCCctgtcagggttgccaacctgattttttttttccttcctaggATGATTTATCCAAAAGTCAcagtcaacatttttttttcagaaaaattggAAAACCATAATAAATCATAAATATTATAAGTAATAGAGGTTTATAGATTAGAATACTGATATAAACGCATGAGACCTCTAATAGGATGATAATTACAATCTTAATAATCTGTACAAGCTCCTGCCACTTgggcacatcatttttttttctacggaCACTAGAAAAAAGTCCCTTAATTTTACAGCCTGTTCAGGAATTTAGAGACGAGTGGCAACCCTGTGTGTTCAATGATAACAACGAAGATTATGATGTGATCATTGTACGTGATCCTACAGTACCAACATGGACAGAACATTAGAGGAGATTTATCAATGCAGTAATGCACTCCTTTATCACATCTATGTGGTATCAGGACAGTCCTTGTCCTAATTTGTCAACCCCTTTTATTTCAATCATTTTTATGGGTCCATAACCCATTTAGGTCCAGGGTATTTTGGGTCTTTACCAGAcacagtttagccatttttagtacATGTAAAGCCCTttgtacacaactttttttttttttttagtatattgttaaattatttttatgcatatatttttttattatattatgaaatactttttatttgtttaaaaaattatTCAAATGTAAATATAAAGTATCCCATTGTTTGTTTATGTGGCCGATGTATACCAAAGTGTGTcactttacacaaaaaaaataatacattcttTTTTAATAACGGAAGTCAATGCAAAACGTATTCAAAAGCAGGGGTAGACATTTGCACAGTATACTATTAGATCTAGTGTatcgaagaaataaaaaaaaattaacttccaGTTTGTTTAAAAAAGATGGATCTGTTATACAGATACCAATAGCATGCCAAAAAGAATACATGACCCCAAAGTACAATAAGGGTTAATCTGACTAAAGCCAGCAtttgctttccattttttttcctaaCTAGAATGTTTTGCCAACCAATGAGAAACGCTGCACCATTTTCAGCACAGTGACTTTTAACTGATGTTACTATTGACTGATAATGTAATCTGATGTTACTTTTAGATAATCGAGAGGAACTGATGATTTAGATCTGGTGTTGGCTTCTATCAGATAAAGTCCAAATCTGAACTTCTAAgaaactaaagggggttttacactgggcgattatcaggcagacgagaATTCGCTCATTgacaataattgcccagtgtaaacagggcaactatTAGTAGATGAATGAGCAATCGCTAAAtaatctgctgattgtatcgttttcaaAAAGTAACATATTATCGTTGTGGGCAGCACGTCTTCCTGTATAAACAGCGAGATGCtcagccgacatgataataatgtatggagacgagcgattggagtaaccgctcatccccatccatagctgctTCTGACAGGAGGaaccgagcgccgatcaacgatgtctcgtttattggcgctcgctgcaccggccaattatcggccgGTCTAATAGGGCCTTAATTTGGACACAATTGCACTAATAATTTCAACATCAGTCCCCAAGCACCGTGCACGGGCAATGACCCTTTTCTTTGATGCGGTCAGTAGCATATAGGGCCCGTAAGACTAAATAAATGTTGTAAAGTTATACAGTAAAACATGTAAATctagttttctttttatatatattttattttccagaagaaaaaaaaaacgagaaAATATTCCACGGAATCCGAAAATAATGGAGAATATAACAGTTTTTATTACGTTGGTAAATGATAGCCGTTCAAAATATCCAGATTATTGCGACAACTATTCAGTAATTAAAAACAATGTACGAGGCGACAATCATCAATCTCAGACATATGAAGGTCTATGCATCATGGTGATCTATTCAGCGTTTTGTTTACTGGGAACCATTGGAAATGGACTTGTCATCTGGTTCGGCATCTTCAGGATGAAGAAGACGGTCAATGTGGTGTGGTTTCTGAGTTTAGCCATAGCCGATTTCTCCTTTGCATTTATCCTTCCGTTGCCCATCTCACAAATTCTATTAGGATATTGGCCATTTGAAAAATATATGTGCAAATTAACCTATCTGCTATTGTCTCTTAATATGTGCGTCAGTATCCTCCAGCTCACGGTCATCAGCTTAGATCGATGTATCTGTGTCGTGTTCCCGGTATGGTGCCACAACCACCGGAGATCAAGATTGGCCTTGATCATTGTCCTCATCATTTGGATTATTTCCTTTGCTCTGGTTCTACCCTCAGTAATGTTCATTGACATGTCTAAGATTTATAATAGATCAATATGCACTTTCGCGATAGATAAATCTAGATTGATTGGGAAGATAATTCTGGAATTTGTTATATtgttccttctgccttttgtcaTCATTGTCTCCTGTTACATCGTGATTGTCTTGAACCTCAGAAGGAAACACATCTTCAGATCTTCTAGGCCTTTGAAAACCATTGTGGCCGTCATCGCTGCCTTCTTTATCTGTTGGTTTCCTAGCCACGTGTTTTCCCTTCTTTTGATATTCGGAAGTAATTTTGATCACGATGCAATTTATTACGGTTCTTTAATTGCCATGGTCTTGATAATCATGAATACTtgcattaatcccatcctctacgtGTTCATTGGTCGAGATTTTAAGGAAAAAATTTGTGGCTCATTCCAGGCTATGTTTGAGAAGGCAATATTAGAAGACGAGGACAAGGCTGACTTTGAGAAACAAGAAAGGTGCATGCCGCTTTCAAATCATGTAATGAACCGCAcggaataaatatatatttcctgGATTGTTTTTGGACCAATACATATCTTTCTTGCTAtatctgcaggtttttttttttagttttttactattAATAATTTAGCAAAAATAAAGATCCTTTAGCCAAATATCCCCAATGATAAAGGTAAAGAAGTAACTAAGACGACTTAAGAAGACCGCAGTATAAAATGTCGCTTATCAATATGTGAGGATTGATTATATTTACATTAAATATTCATTGTCGTTTTTCTATTAGTCGGTATTCATAAGTTATTTTTAAAGTCTGATAGTTTCCTGGTTATACTGTAGTTGTGATAAAGAAAAACTTACAAGAGAAAAGTTTCCTCAGAAGAACACAAGCAAACAAAACAAATCtgaaaaagaccataaaacaacGTAATATAATGTATTTTCTTTAGTAGGTTTATTCGGAAGACCTGTCTACCACCTTAATGGCTGATGTAGTCCTAGTCCCATTGTTATAACATTTCTGATGGGTAAGGTTcttattagagatgagcaaaccgatTTGGCACAAATTCTGTCAAATTTCCCAAAGGTTTTGGGCTTCCCGATCACCATTTTGCCCGAATAAACATACTCATCACCTCCCCCTGGTCTCCTGACGCACATCACAAGTGCGTTTTCGAGAACCTATGTCTAATGCATTAAAACGGTCACGACATTCCCGGTGGGGAGTATATTGGATTTCCAGTCATATGCTTTAGCAACTTTCCCTGTATCTAGCATGCGGGAGAAGACTgatctacatttttattaggacCCCATCAATCCCGATAAACACTTAGGCTCTTTTTACATGGCCCGatgtgggctgtgtaaacgagcaccgatcaacgaggcagctcattgatcggcgctcgtttgctcctatcacaaggagctatgattgcacgagctctcgtccccatacattttcatcatgtcattTACACAGggggatatgctgccgacaacagTGATTTTTagtgctgcataaaagagcagatcatccgatgaacaagtgtttgctcgttcatcggctgattggtgccctgtttacacagggcaatgattgggaacgaacaTTCATATGAACTCTAGTTTGGCCAATCATTGGCCCATGAAAtatgtccttaaaggggtatttcggttacaacaagttaccccctacccATAGGGTaaagggtaacttgctgatctgcttggacccccaccgtttacgagaatggGGAGCTTGAATttgcccgaaccccaagtttgaaccaaGCAGCAGGTCGTTCATGCGCACtgacgctccattcattctctatgggagcgccggagctagccaagtgcagtgttcggctatttccggcactgctatagagaatgaatggagcgtcagtgggcatgagcgacctgccacttggttcaaacttggggttcagGCAACTTCAggctccccgttctcgtaaacgtTGGGGTTCCGAGCTGAAGGACACCCAcccatcagcaagttaccccttaccctatgtatagggggtaacttgttctaaccagaatacccctttaaggctagtATTAGGAAAGCTGGGGTCATTTTCCCTATATTTTTTACAAgagtttttattttacatttttggaatTATGTCTTTCGAAATTGATAGAATTTTGGTCGAGACCGAAAGATATGCAGGTGTACACCTTCCACTACAATTGTTATGtaaatgaaaatgaatataatactacagtatctGAGAAGGATATTTTGTTGCTTTCACAAAAATGTGTAGACTTTAGGTCTTGTTTAAAAGTCATCAGCCATTGTTGTATCCATTCCCATCGATATATCCTAGTGAAGAAACTGTTCATTCTCATTAACTCATTTATAGAAAACATATTCCGTCCGCCGTATTTGTCTTATTGGACTGTACCGCTCATTGAGTGAGTGATATATCTGTCTTTTAAGAGATTCCGTATTTGCATGAATTTATAgaaacccttaggctgggttcacacgacctattttcagacgtaaacgaggcgtattatgcctcgatttacgcctgaaaatagggctacaatacgtcggcaaacatctgcccattcatttgaatgggtttgccgacgtactgtgcagacgacctgtaatttacgggtcgtcgtttgacagctgtcaaacgacgacgcgtaaattgactgcctcggcaaagaagtgcaggacacttctttgcaacgtcatttgagccgttcttcattgaactcaatgaagagcagctcaagatttacgagcgtcatagacgcctcgtaaattacgaggagcatttacggctgaaacgaggcagctgttttctcctgaaaacagtctgtcttttcagacgtaaatgcctgctatcgtgtgaacataccttcatGTGGAAACTTATAATTGTTGTAGAACTTCTATATAGCCCTATAATGGGGTTAATCCTATTATCTGCAGGGAAGGGATTAAAGGGAAGTGTCAATAGAGGTAAAATTGTTTGGAATAGTTAGAATCTAAAGTTTAGTAAGGTCCGTAGACATTTCCAGGCTACTATTAAAGGCAATTATATTTAGGGAGAATGCCTTTTGAATGATGTAGCCCAGTTTTAGAGCCATTAGGAATGGTTAGTAGGTTCCCAGGGGGACATCCATATGTAAccatttttttaatctaaatataCGGTACCACCAGTATTTGAACTGATTCGACAGTCTTGCAGAATGGTAGGCAAAATGGTTGGGAAGGTCCAAGCCTCCTAAAACTTTACTCCTCATCATTGAAGGTCTATTAATTTATATTACCAAATTAAATtattctaagaaaaaaaattatatctatcTACAATATTTATCTACAGTATATATCTATAATATCTGTCTATCTACCTATAGTATCTATCTAAAATAGttacaatatctatctatctatctatctatctatctatctatctatctatctatctatctatctatctatctatctatctatctatctatctatctatctatctatctatcccatatctatcccatatctatctatctatctatctatctatctatctatctatctatctatctatctatctatctatctatctatctatctatctatctatctatctatctatctcatatctatctatctatctatctatctatctatctatctatctatctatctatctatctatctatctatctatctatctatctatctatctatctatctatctatcatcgatTTTGCTTTGCCTTGGTAGATTATTATGAACATGAATGTTGTACTTCTGAAATGGAAATAGCTAGAGGTTTCTAAATTTCACTAGCAAgacataactaaaaaaaaaaaaacaatgaacatAACAAACCACAAAACGGAAATAAAACAGATGTGATGAGAAACATAGATTTAAAAAGACCGttagtcatgagaaaacaattttCAATAAAGGAAGATCTCATTAAAGATTAAAGAAATTACATTTCAGATATGATATATATGATAGCAGAAAGTATTTGGACTAACAAAGACGGAGAAGCCACCAAAACAACCAGAAGCCAAAAAGCAAGTGGTAGGTACATAGACGACTAATGATATAGTATAAGTTGTAATTATGTTTAGAATGATTCTATGTTATACATGACTATACGACATAGAGGCTACAATAGATATTGTAATGTTCATAGGAACTGTAAATATTAGACACATGGTAAAAACAGGCCGCATAAAGTAGTACAAATGGCATTTACTTGCCAGAACAATGGATACTAATGTATGTTTGGCCTCTCCTGaaatttttgggatttttctacCTTACTACAATCCCTCAAACCATAGTTAAAGGGCTCTAGTCAACTCAGTGCTCTGCTGCTATTTCTCGGTTCCTTGTACTAAAGAACTAATTATTCTGCCCCTGATCCTTCAGTACTAATATAAATGGACCATTACGAGAAATTTAACAGTTCAATAATGTACTCCTCTATCACATCTGTTTGACCTAATAGGTTACTTAGGGGGCAGGGGTTGTCCTAATAAATCAACCACTTTAATTTGGATCATTTTTatgtcttagggctcattcagatgagcgtgtatcacgtccgtgtgacggctgttaaaacaacggccgtcacacggactcatgtatttcaatggggctgttcacatcaccgttgtttcaatggagcgtgttaagtttccatgaaaaaaataggacatggcctGTTTTACTGTGTGACACGCATCGCTCCATAGACTCTAGACACAAAAATTGCCTTAAATCAGTCGCAGAATTTTTTCATTATACTGTGGTTAAATTGATAATGAGGCTTAacagtacaataaatgtatattttatactttttttccagaaaaaaaggaagaaataaAGATAAAAAGGTGAAACTAAgcaaaacaagaaaaatattcCTGGTATAAATGACATAAAATACAAATACTATGGAGAATATAACACTTTTTTCTTCCTTAGTAAATATCAACTATTCAGACTATTATAATACTAATCGTTCAGTAACTGAAAATGTGTCCGGAACAAACTTTTTAGGTATATGCATCAACGGGATATTGTCATTGGCTTGTTTACTGGGAACCATGGGAAATGGACTCGTCATCTGGTTCGGCATCTTCAGGATGAAGAAGACAGTCAACGTGGTGTGGTTCCTCAGTTTGGCCGTAGCGGATTTCTCTTACGCTTTTTTTATCCCTTTGGAAATTACGCAACTTATATTGGGATATTGGCAATTTGGAAGTTTTATGTGCAAGTTTATCCACTTTGTACTGTCTCTTAGTATGATTGTAAGTGTCCTTCAGCTCACGGTCATCAGTGTAGATcgatgtatctgtgtcctattCCCTGTATGGTGTCACAACTACCGGATACCAAGATTGGCTTTCCTTGTAGCCCCGATTATTTGGATGGTTTCTTTAGCTCTAGCTATACCCTCAGTAATATCCGCCAATGTTAATAATAGAGAAATATGCGTACTGGATGACACGGACATCCCATTAGAGACATTGTTGGGTTTTATTTTCTTCTTCCTTTTACCTCTGATCATCATTGTCTCCTGTCACATTATGATTGCCTTGCACGTGAAAAGGAAACGTCCCTTCAGATCTTCAAAGTCTTTTAAAACCATTGTGGCCGTCAACATTGCCTTCTTTATCTCCTGGTTTCCTTATCATTTGTTTTCCCTTCTTTTTGTGTTTGTAGTGTTCATTAAGACCTATCACATTGCAGTTTATTATGGATATTTAATTACCTTGTTCTTGATAATCGTGAATACTTCTATCAAACCTATACTCTACGTCTTCATTGGTCGAGATTTCGAGGAAAAATTCTGTGGCTCGTTCCAGGCTACGTTTGAGAAGGCGTTTACAGAAGACGAGGGAAGGGCAGACTTCGAGATACAAGAAAGGTGTATAGCTCTTCCCAGATTACCAAAAAAGTCATAGAATGAACGCCACCGGATAATATTATACTTTCTGTATTGTTTTTTGACCAAAATGTAGATTTTGCTAttcaagcagatttttttttatttagcaaaaataTAGGGAGCTTAGCCAAATATTCGAAATCATAGATATTACTAATTCAATACATGGGTAACCAAGACAATTAGATaagatttttaaaaatatttttttctacttttacttTTTCAGTACTGAATGTGTTCGCTTGAATTACAACCATTGCTCAAGTACGGGACCCTGTGTGCATTTGTTgtaacagttttttattttttatttttatgaagggAGATTTCATTATAAATTAAGAAAGGTTGCAAAGGTTGAAGTCTTATATCAAGATATACTATGCTTGGATGATTATATACTATATAAGGTTGTATGTACTTTATGGGAGTCATTATGCACTGTATTAtgatatattatatgtgagtcgTTAGATATTACAATATGTTATACTAGGTGTGAGTTATtagatattactgtatattatactaAATATGAGTCTTTAGATAGTactgtatattatactatatgcaAGTCTTAATATACTATATTATGTTATCCTATTTATGTGTcattatatactatattatatgtgagtCATTACATATTACAATATGTTATACTAGGTGTAAGCCATTAGATATtgctgtatattacactatatgtgAGTCTTTAGATAGTactgtatattataatatatgCGAGTCTTAAACTATATGTGAGTTATtagatattatattatactatatgtgggtcattattacactatattatgccatactatatattaatcattatattatatgtgagtttTAGATACCATATAATGTTATACTATATGTGATTCTTcggatactatattatataatactatGCATGAGTCACTATATTATGTTATAGCATAATATAGTCTATAATGACCCACATATAGTACaacataatataatgtataatgactCATACATAGTATTACATAATATAGTATCTGAAGAATCACATATATTATAACATTACATAGTATCTAATAACTCACATataaaataacataatataatgaCTAATATATAGTCACATATAGTATAACAATATATAGTATCTAATAATCCAATAACTCACATATAGTTTCATATACAGCAATATATAATGACTCATACCTAGTATAACATAATATAGTGTATAATGACTTA is part of the Rhinoderma darwinii isolate aRhiDar2 chromosome 10, aRhiDar2.hap1, whole genome shotgun sequence genome and harbors:
- the LOC142662665 gene encoding chemerin-like receptor 1 is translated as MENITVFITLVNDSRSKYPDYCDNYSVIKNNVRGDNHQSQTYEGLCIMVIYSAFCLLGTIGNGLVIWFGIFRMKKTVNVVWFLSLAIADFSFAFILPLPISQILLGYWPFEKYMCKLTYLLLSLNMCVSILQLTVISLDRCICVVFPVWCHNHRRSRLALIIVLIIWIISFALVLPSVMFIDMSKIYNRSICTFAIDKSRLIGKIILEFVILFLLPFVIIVSCYIVIVLNLRRKHIFRSSRPLKTIVAVIAAFFICWFPSHVFSLLLIFGSNFDHDAIYYGSLIAMVLIIMNTCINPILYVFIGRDFKEKICGSFQAMFEKAILEDEDKADFEKQERCMPLSNHVMNRTE
- the LOC142661610 gene encoding chemerin-like receptor 1; the encoded protein is MENITLFSSLVNINYSDYYNTNRSVTENVSGTNFLGICINGILSLACLLGTMGNGLVIWFGIFRMKKTVNVVWFLSLAVADFSYAFFIPLEITQLILGYWQFGSFMCKFIHFVLSLSMIVSVLQLTVISVDRCICVLFPVWCHNYRIPRLAFLVAPIIWMVSLALAIPSVISANVNNREICVLDDTDIPLETLLGFIFFFLLPLIIIVSCHIMIALHVKRKRPFRSSKSFKTIVAVNIAFFISWFPYHLFSLLFVFVVFIKTYHIAVYYGYLITLFLIIVNTSIKPILYVFIGRDFEEKFCGSFQATFEKAFTEDEGRADFEIQERCIALPRLPKKS